The following DNA comes from Photobacterium sp. DA100.
GATTTCCCATCGTTCGAAGTAAACATTAAGCAAGGATTGCAGGTCATATTTTTTGTCTGTTAGGGACGTCAAAACCCCTTTGATATGATTGGGTTGATCTTTTTCTGGATAAAGCGCAAGTCTAGCCTGCCACTTTTCAGGCAGATGAGGATCTTTTTTGCGAGCTTGTTGAGAAACATTCATTTCTACTATCAAGTCACGCCCGTCTTCATCTAACTGCTCTATGATTGTGTACTTTGTATTGGATTTAATGGGAGTCATCCAGTGGCTAGAACCATGTTGGTTTTGCCAGTTAATCATCAACTCTGCACCTAAATAGCATCGGTCGAAAATAGTAAGGGAGTTGGCTGTTGCAGAGGAAATGAGTTGCTTGGCGTAGCTTTCTTCACCCTTGTAGCTAGGACCAAAAGCGACATTATGGATTAGCCGACTTCGGAGGGAGCAGAGTGCACATAGCCTTACAACTGGGTATTCAGTATGGCGAGTTTTACTGTGCTTAACGTATTGAAAATGCTCTGCAAGGGCTGGGGTATCGTGGGTCCTAAATTGCGTGCCATCTACAGAGAAAAGCTTTAACCCGAACCATGTATCTTCACTATCCTCTGTTTGTACCCAATGCTGTGAAGTTAATGTAAATAGGGCTTCGAGAGGCTTAGCTGTTAACCGTTTTCTTGCTTGGGGGATCGCACTCGGAGCAATGGACTCACCTAGAGAACTGGAAAGCTTAAGGTCTAGCTTATCAAGTACATCGGTAATCGGTCTATCACGGTATAAACCAATCCCAACAACAAGCCAGACCACAAGCTCAGCAGGTAGCTTCCGTCGCCTTAAACTTGCCTTGTTGGTGTCATCGAGTGCTTGTTGAATCCACTCAAGAGGCAACTCTTTTTGAAACAAAGAGAGTGAGTCAGGTGAAGCAAAATCATCAACATCGATCAGCCAATGTGCCAACATAAAAAATACCCTCATACTTAATGTCTGAGGGTATTTTCACTCAACCGTAGGATCATTCAACTGATCAATGGCTTAACTGATCGGTGTTAGCCTGTCGGCGGTTTTTTATTAGTCGTCAGCTTTCTCTTTTTTCGGCTTCTTGCGCTTGTCGGTAATTTCCCACTTACCGTCAATGTAAAGCCCCGTCCAGCCCGATGGCTTACCATCGATTTCCGAACGGATGTAGTTCTCTTTGGTCTTGCGGCTAAAGCGAACCACGGTCGGACGGCCATCCGGATCTTCTGTCGGCGCATCGGTCAGGTACATGAACTTCGGCGACAAGCGGTCTTTGAAGCGCACCAGCTCTTCTACCAGCGGCGCACGAGTCTCACGCGATTTCGGGAAGGTACTGGCCGCCATGAACAAACCGGAAGCACCGTCACGCAGTACGAAATACGCATCAGGATCCTGGCTACAAGGCAGCTCAGGCAGATGAACCGGATCTTCCTTCGGCGGTGCGATTTCACCGTTCTTCAGGATCTTACGGGTATTCTTACAGGTCTCGTTGGTACAACCCATGTACTTACCGAAGCGACCGTTCTTGAGCTCCATGTCCGAGCCACATTTATCACACTCGATAACCGGGCCATCGTAGCCCTTGAGCTTGAACTCGCCTTTCTCAACCACATAGCCATCACAACTCGGGTTGTTACCACATACATGCAGCTTACGGTCGGCATCGATCAGGTAAGCGTCCATCGCCGTGCTACATTTCGGACAACGCTTCTTGGCACGCAGGGCTGCCGTTTCAACGTCTTCCTCCAGCACATTGACGATACCTTCCTCGTCACCTAGGTTAATGGTCGTCTTACAACGCTCCTTCGGCGGAAGCGCATAGCCAGAACAGCCCAGGAACACGCCGGTTGAAGCAGTTCGGATCCCCATCGGACGCTCACACGTCGGGCACTTGATATCGGTCAGTACGATGTTGTTCGGCTTCATACCGCCTTCGGCTTCGTCCAACTCGGCTTTTTCCAGCTCGGTAGTGAAGTCGCTAAAGAACTTGTCCAACACCGACTTCCAGCTCGCTTCGCCCTCGGCGATTTTATCGAGGTTGCCTTCCATCCGGGCGGTAAAGTCGTAGTCCATCAGGTCTGCGAAGCTCTCGTCAAGACGGTCAGAGACAATTTCCCCCATCTTCTCGGCATAGAAACGACGCTGATCAACACGCACATAACCACGATCCTGAATGGTCGAGATGATGGAGGCGTAGGTTGAAGGACGACCGATACCTCGTTTTTCCAGCTCTTTTACCAGTGCCGCTTCGGTAAAGCGTGCAGGTGGCTTAGTAAAGTGCTGTTTCGGCTCCAACGATTCCAGTTTGAGCGTATCGCCCACATGAACCATTGGCAGCGTAGTATCTTCGTTCTTGCCTGACGGGCGCTGTACTTGCGTCCAACCGGCAAAGCGCAAGGTACGGCCTTTCGCTTTCAGGGTAAAGTCGCCCGCTTCCACCGTAATCGTGGTTGAGTCGTACTTAGCCGGCACCATCTGACAAGCCACGAACTGACGCCAGATCAAGTCATAGAGCTTGATCGCATCTTGCTCCATGCCTTCAAGGTTTTCCGCTTTCACGTCAACGCTGGAAGGACGGATTGCTTCGTGCGCTTCCTGGGCATTGCCCTTGCTGCCGTATACGTTCGGCGAAGACGGCAGGTAGTTATCGCCGTACTCGCTAGCAATAAACTCACGCGCCGCCTCTACCGCTTCCTTCGACAGGTTGGTCGAGTCGGTACGCATATAGGTAATGTAACCCGCCTCGTACAGACGCTGGGCCAGTCCCATCGTCCGTTTAACGCCGTAGCCCAGACGGGTACTTGCCGCCTGCTGCAGCGTCGAGGTGATGTACGGTGCTGACGGCTTGCTGCTGGTTGGTCGGTCTTCACGGTCTTTGACCTGGAAGGCCGCCTTTTCCAACAGGGCTTTCGCCGCCATGGTGTCAGCTTCGTTTACCGGACGGAACGTCTTGCCCGCTTGCTGTGCCACCATCAAACGCAGGGCATCGCTGCCTGCGGTTTGGGTGTTGGCATGCATGTCCCAGTATTCTTCCGGGTCGAACGCCTTGATCTCGCGTTCGCGTTCTACAATCAGCTTAACCGCAACCGACTGTACACGGCCCGCAGAAAGGCCACGCGCGACTTTCTTCCACAA
Coding sequences within:
- the topA gene encoding type I DNA topoisomerase; its protein translation is MGKSLVIVESPAKAKTINKYLGKDFVVKSSVGHVRDLPTGARSTGKKAAATSTKGLSAEEKARIKKEKERKALINKMGVDPYNDWAAQYEVLPGKEKVVNELQKLAADADYVYLATDLDREGEAIAWHLREIIGGDDERYKRVVFNEITKNAIQQAFEQPGELNMDGVNAQQARRFLDRVVGFMVSPLLWKKVARGLSAGRVQSVAVKLIVEREREIKAFDPEEYWDMHANTQTAGSDALRLMVAQQAGKTFRPVNEADTMAAKALLEKAAFQVKDREDRPTSSKPSAPYITSTLQQAASTRLGYGVKRTMGLAQRLYEAGYITYMRTDSTNLSKEAVEAAREFIASEYGDNYLPSSPNVYGSKGNAQEAHEAIRPSSVDVKAENLEGMEQDAIKLYDLIWRQFVACQMVPAKYDSTTITVEAGDFTLKAKGRTLRFAGWTQVQRPSGKNEDTTLPMVHVGDTLKLESLEPKQHFTKPPARFTEAALVKELEKRGIGRPSTYASIISTIQDRGYVRVDQRRFYAEKMGEIVSDRLDESFADLMDYDFTARMEGNLDKIAEGEASWKSVLDKFFSDFTTELEKAELDEAEGGMKPNNIVLTDIKCPTCERPMGIRTASTGVFLGCSGYALPPKERCKTTINLGDEEGIVNVLEEDVETAALRAKKRCPKCSTAMDAYLIDADRKLHVCGNNPSCDGYVVEKGEFKLKGYDGPVIECDKCGSDMELKNGRFGKYMGCTNETCKNTRKILKNGEIAPPKEDPVHLPELPCSQDPDAYFVLRDGASGLFMAASTFPKSRETRAPLVEELVRFKDRLSPKFMYLTDAPTEDPDGRPTVVRFSRKTKENYIRSEIDGKPSGWTGLYIDGKWEITDKRKKPKKEKADD
- a CDS encoding IS4 family transposase, which translates into the protein MLAHWLIDVDDFASPDSLSLFQKELPLEWIQQALDDTNKASLRRRKLPAELVVWLVVGIGLYRDRPITDVLDKLDLKLSSSLGESIAPSAIPQARKRLTAKPLEALFTLTSQHWVQTEDSEDTWFGLKLFSVDGTQFRTHDTPALAEHFQYVKHSKTRHTEYPVVRLCALCSLRSRLIHNVAFGPSYKGEESYAKQLISSATANSLTIFDRCYLGAELMINWQNQHGSSHWMTPIKSNTKYTIIEQLDEDGRDLIVEMNVSQQARKKDPHLPEKWQARLALYPEKDQPNHIKGVLTSLTDKKYDLQSLLNVYFERWEIENSYGEIKHDMLEDEILLRSQSIEGVEQEIWGTLIAYNLVRLEISRIAKEAKVSPLRISFMMALRDIQDELMWCAIASPGSIPKKLRAMRERVKRYILPERKKRPKSRTVRISKTRYVVRSKHLN